A genomic segment from Spinacia oleracea cultivar Varoflay chromosome 3, BTI_SOV_V1, whole genome shotgun sequence encodes:
- the LOC130470185 gene encoding uncharacterized protein — MDVRDEIDMNKLQNPTKSKNIGRSSKEPKIGTEKQSDMTETGHTKLREIETEKQIDTVHEGDEKSSSKSQPEVQKTSSEVDQEGPSKSLGQHVSETTFSKEHKAEQQKKRAAERVAAAAAKASKEAEERIATLAVAAQIEAEKRAPAADAEAKRVAEEKASAADAEAKRVVEEKASVADAEAKRVGEEKASAADAEAKRQVEEKASAVDAEARRETEEKASAAAAEVRREAEQKEAENKRMEVNKKKEEEDKAEAMKKDTEKRKKEYEDIISQLMAQNNKELIEEATRKEAERKKKENDDATKAIAKVVENVNVFESEGQTNSGNGTKRGRKTTASKKKTIQNITIDEALQKKLHNISDSYNPRRNTRSMVKVQENVCAEIVSKEEFEGKDVSEVTSKVTNTPKKRKGAEKEDEDEPVDVEIIKTKKQKGLEKKASVNGRILPLRTAMKRKKKNDIEEVRDEQKTGHAKVIVQGKRKMKDSLKKRKEQEEEVQEEEELEGDDEEEEDNIIRYESYFRFQQYLRFR; from the exons atgGATGTTCGAGATGAAATTGACATGAACAAGCTACAAAATCCAACGAAAAGCAAAAA TATTGGAAGATCTAGTAAAGAGCCAAAAATCGGCACTGAAAAGCAATCAGACATGACGGA AACTGGACATACAAAATTGAGAGAAATTGAAACTGAAAAGCAAATAGACACAGTCCA TGAAGGAGATGAGAAATCTTCATCAAAATCCCAGCCAGAAGTTCAAAAAACATCAAG TGAAGTAGATCAGGAAGGTCCTTCAAAATCTTTG GGGCAACATGTTAGTGAAACAACTTTTAGCAAAGAGCATAAAGcagaacaacaaaaaaaaagggcTGCAGAAAGGGTAGCTGCAGCTGCTGCAAAGGCCAGCAAAGAAGCTGAGGAAAGGATAGCTACACTTGCCGTAGCAGCACAAATAGAAGCTGAGAAAAGGGCACCTGCAGCTGATGCAGAAGCCAAAAGAGTCGCTGAGGAAAAGGCATCTGCGGCTGATGCAGAAGCCAAAAGAGTGGTTGAGGAAAAGGCATCTGTAGCTGATGCAGAAGCCAAAAGAGTGGGTGAGGAAAAGGCATCTGCAGCTGATGCAGAAGCCAAAAGACAGGTTGAGGAAAAGGCATCTGCAGTTGATGCAGAAGCCCGAAGAGAGACTGAGGAAAAGGCATCTGCAGCGGCTGCAGAAGTCCGAAGAGAAGCTGAGCAGAAAGAAGCTGAAAACAAGAGGATGGAGGTTaataagaaaaaggaagaagaagataaaGCTGAAGCAATGAAGAAGGATACTGAGAAAAGGAAGAAAGAATATGAAGATATAATAAGCCAGCTTATGGCTCAGAACAACAAAGAGTTGATAGAGGAAGCAACAAGGAAAGAAGctgagagaaagaaaaaagaaaatgatgATGCCACAAAAGCAATTGCCAAAGTGGTTGAAAATGTAAATGTTTTCGAGAGTGAAGGTCAAACCAATAGTGGTAATGGCACAAAAAGAGGAAGGAAGACAACAGCTAGCAAGAAGAAGACTATTCAAAATATAACTATTGATGAAGCACTACAAAAGAAGTTGCACAACATATCAGATTCATACAACCCGAGAAGAAATACAAGATCAATGGTGAAAGTGCAAGAAAATGTTTGTGCTGAAATAGTTAGCAAAGAAGAATTTGAAGGCAAAG ATGTTTCTGAAGTTACTTCCAAAGTAACAAATACTCCAAAGAAAAGGAAGGGGGCTGAGAAAGAAGATGAGGATGAGCCTGTGGATGTTGAGatcataaaaacaaaaaagcaAAAAG GACTTGAGAAAAAAGCATCTGTTAATGGAAGAATTCTTCCTCTTAGGACTGcaatgaaaagaaagaagaaaaatgaTATTGAAGAAGTGAGAGATGAACAGAAAACAG GACATGCAAAAGTCATTGTTCAAgggaaaaggaaaatgaaagatagtttgaaaaaaagaaaagaacaagaAGAAGAGGTTCAAGAAGAAGAGGAATTAGAGGGAGATGACGAAGAGGAGGAAGATAATATTATCCGATACGaatcatatttccgttttcagCAATATCTTCGATTTCGATga
- the LOC130470186 gene encoding protein FAR1-RELATED SEQUENCE 5-like gives MTEPKKEAIEAMSECGLRPMESYRYMSTETGGDDCVGHTMIDHLNYCYKLKMKQIDGKDSQTLVNKLYDIQSIDPEFFLETNKYNLICAPFVGINNQWKNTMYACAFIGDETTESFVWVFETFLKAMGGKHPISIFTDQDAAIAAGIEHVFPSSRHRLCLWHLSKNANSRFGLLKSDKNFKNAFYKCLIGCITPNDFEETWKSMINTFKLEKDDWFNRLYGLLHI, from the exons ATGACAGAACCTAAAAAAGAAGCTATTGAGGCAATGTCAGAATGTGGTCTAAGACCAATGGAGTCTTATAGGTATATGTCAACAGAAACTGGCGGAGACGACTGTGTAGGTCATACGATGATTGATCATCTAAACTACTGCTACAagttaaaaatgaagcaaattgATGGCAAGGATTCACAAACACTAGTGAACAAACTGTATGACATACAATCAATAGATCCCGAGTTCTTTTTAGA AACCAATAAGTACAATCTCATATGTGCTCCATTTGTTGGTATCAATAACCAGTGGAAAAACACAATGTATGCTTGTGCTTTCATTGGGGATGAAACCACCGAATCTTTCGTTTGGGTGTTTGAAACTTTTCTGAAGGCTATGGGAGGAAAGCACCCTATATCAATTTTCACTGATCAAGATGCAGCTATTGCTGCTGGAATAGAACAT GTTTTTCCTTCTTCAAGACACAGGTTGTGCTTGTGGCACTTGAGTAAAAATGCAAACAGTAGGTTTGGTTTATTGAAGTCTgataaaaacttcaaaaacgCATTCTACAAGTGTTTAATTGGGTGTATAACACcaaatgattttgaagaaacttgGAAATCTATGATCAACACTTTTAAGCTGGAAAAAGATGACTGGTTCAACAGATTGTATGGCCTTTTGCACATTTAA